One stretch of Streptomyces agglomeratus DNA includes these proteins:
- a CDS encoding pentapeptide repeat-containing protein — translation MSEQRVHAQSVPGREGLDLRADCADCFGLCCVALAFTASADFAADKDAGQPCTHLRTDFRCGIHERLRPEGYQGCTVYECFGAGQRISQITYAGRDWREAPGTARQMFALLPVVRQLHELLWYLTEALALEPARPLHGDLRAALTRIERLTEGTPGELLALDVAEHRQEVNALLLRTSELVRAGATKDARGRKSGRKKDRRGADLIGANLRGADLHGANLRGAYLIGADLRGADLRVADLIGADLRDADLSGADLTGAFFLTQSQLNAAKGDAGTRLPPALTRPAHW, via the coding sequence CCCGGCCGTGAGGGTCTCGACCTGCGAGCCGACTGCGCCGACTGCTTCGGACTGTGCTGTGTCGCACTCGCCTTCACGGCCTCCGCCGACTTCGCGGCCGACAAGGACGCCGGGCAGCCCTGCACCCACCTGCGGACCGACTTCCGCTGCGGCATCCACGAGCGCCTGAGGCCGGAGGGCTACCAGGGCTGCACGGTGTACGAGTGCTTCGGCGCCGGGCAGCGGATATCGCAGATCACGTACGCGGGCCGGGACTGGCGCGAGGCCCCCGGCACCGCCCGGCAGATGTTCGCGCTGCTCCCGGTCGTGCGGCAGCTCCACGAGCTGCTCTGGTACCTCACCGAGGCGCTGGCCCTGGAACCGGCCCGCCCGCTCCACGGCGACCTGCGCGCCGCGCTGACCAGGATCGAGCGCCTCACCGAGGGCACGCCCGGGGAACTGCTCGCCCTGGACGTGGCCGAGCACCGGCAGGAGGTCAACGCGCTTCTTCTGCGTACGAGCGAACTGGTGCGGGCCGGCGCCACGAAGGACGCCAGGGGCAGGAAGAGCGGCAGGAAGAAGGACCGCAGGGGCGCCGACCTCATCGGCGCGAACCTCAGGGGCGCCGACCTGCACGGCGCCAACCTCAGGGGGGCGTACCTGATCGGCGCCGACCTCCGGGGCGCCGACCTGAGGGTGGCCGACCTCATAGGCGCCGACCTCCGCGATGCCGACCTCTCGGGCGCCGACCTCACCGGCGCCTTCTTCCTCACCCAGTCGCAGCTGAACGCGGCGAAGGGCGACGCCGGCACCAGGCTTCCGCCCGCACTGACGCGCCCTGCGCACTGGTGA
- a CDS encoding undecaprenyl-diphosphate phosphatase encodes MSWFESFILGLVQGLTEFLPISSSAHLRLTAAFAGWHDPGAAFTAITQIGTEAAVLIYFRKDIARIVSAWCKSLVDRSMRGDHDAQMGWLVIVGSIPIGVLGVTLKDHIEGPFRDLRLIATTLIVMGIVLGIADRLAARDEAGGKHRAIRERKTLKELGVRDGLIFGVCQAMALIPGVSRSGATISGGLLMGYTREAAARYSFLLAIPAVLASGAFELKDASEGGHVSWGPTIFATIIAFVVGYAVIAWFMKFITTKSFMPFVIYRILLGILLFVLVGTDTLSPHAGESAG; translated from the coding sequence ATGAGTTGGTTCGAATCATTCATCCTCGGACTCGTCCAGGGGCTCACCGAGTTTCTGCCGATCTCGTCGAGCGCCCACCTGCGACTGACAGCCGCCTTCGCCGGCTGGCACGACCCCGGTGCGGCCTTCACCGCGATCACTCAGATCGGTACCGAGGCAGCCGTCCTCATCTACTTCCGCAAGGACATCGCCCGGATCGTCTCCGCGTGGTGCAAGTCCCTCGTCGACCGGTCCATGCGCGGTGACCACGACGCCCAGATGGGCTGGCTCGTCATCGTCGGCTCCATCCCCATCGGCGTGCTCGGCGTCACCCTCAAGGACCACATCGAGGGGCCCTTCCGCGACCTGCGGCTGATCGCCACCACCCTGATCGTCATGGGCATCGTCCTCGGCATCGCCGACCGCCTCGCGGCCCGCGACGAGGCCGGCGGCAAGCACCGCGCGATCAGGGAGCGCAAGACGCTCAAGGAGCTGGGCGTCCGGGACGGCCTGATCTTCGGCGTCTGCCAGGCCATGGCCCTGATCCCGGGCGTCTCCCGCTCCGGCGCGACGATCAGCGGCGGACTGCTGATGGGCTACACCCGCGAGGCGGCGGCACGCTACTCGTTCCTGCTGGCCATCCCCGCGGTGCTGGCGTCCGGTGCCTTCGAGCTGAAGGACGCGAGCGAGGGCGGCCATGTGTCCTGGGGCCCGACGATCTTCGCGACGATCATCGCCTTCGTGGTCGGGTACGCGGTGATCGCGTGGTTCATGAAGTTCATCACGACCAAGAGCTTCATGCCGTTCGTGATCTACCGGATCCTGCTCGGCATCCTGCTGTTCGTCCTGGTCGGCACCGACACGCTGAGCCCCCACGCGGGCGAGTCGGCGGGCTGA
- a CDS encoding TVP38/TMEM64 family protein, whose protein sequence is MLDTAAPPAGLTVRRTRKLLSPRSRLSFLVVMLAAALTTVLVFEPQRLLSAGWPPQLSGAGAVVLFGAAYGLCTAAFVPRPILNLAAGALFGSQAGLAAAVAGTVVGAGIAFGLGRLLGQDALRPLLRGRALLAADGQLSRHGFRTMLAIRLFPGVPFAAANYCAAISRMGWLPFLLATGIGSIPNTAAYVIAGSSASSPTSPAFLIAMGFIALSGLAAAVVAWRKRHRLRGGQPGV, encoded by the coding sequence ATGCTCGACACCGCCGCCCCGCCCGCCGGGCTCACTGTCCGCCGCACGCGAAAGCTGCTCTCCCCTCGCTCCCGGCTGTCGTTCCTCGTGGTGATGCTCGCGGCGGCGCTCACGACAGTGCTGGTCTTCGAGCCGCAGCGGCTCCTGAGTGCCGGCTGGCCACCGCAGTTGAGCGGCGCGGGCGCCGTCGTGCTCTTCGGGGCGGCGTACGGGCTGTGCACGGCGGCGTTCGTACCGCGTCCGATCCTCAACCTGGCCGCCGGCGCGCTCTTCGGCTCCCAGGCCGGGCTCGCCGCCGCGGTCGCCGGAACGGTCGTCGGCGCCGGGATCGCCTTCGGTCTGGGCCGCTTGCTCGGGCAGGACGCGCTGCGACCGCTGCTGCGCGGGCGGGCGCTGCTCGCGGCGGACGGCCAGCTGAGCCGGCACGGGTTCCGTACGATGCTCGCCATCCGGCTGTTCCCCGGTGTGCCGTTCGCGGCGGCCAACTACTGCGCGGCCATTTCCCGCATGGGGTGGCTCCCGTTCCTGCTGGCCACCGGGATCGGTTCGATCCCGAACACGGCGGCGTACGTCATCGCGGGCAGCAGTGCGTCGTCCCCCACCTCGCCCGCCTTCCTGATCGCGATGGGCTTCATCGCCCTGTCGGGGCTCGCCGCCGCGGTGGTCGCCTGGCGCAAGCGCCACCGCCTGCGCGGCGGGCAGCCGGGTGTCTGA